One genomic segment of Vibrio penaeicida includes these proteins:
- a CDS encoding class I fructose-bisphosphate aldolase, with product MKHGRCLDVAIDHGVCNEPSFLDGLEDMPSVVEQLVSAQPDAIQMTYGQSDLLQNVEGKNKPALVMRIDLGNPYNAERHRVMWAMLQNHQDPVLQAVQMDAACVVVNLFMLPDEPELFRQCIDNISKVKLDCEKYGMPLMIEPLVMQPNSGNGGYMVDGDCEKIVTLVRVGRELGADIIKADPTKDANDFHKVIEAARCPVLVRGGGKEDIESVFTKARALLDQGALGMVYGRNIYQHPNPAKVVSALMAMIHDDASVADALNIYQREY from the coding sequence ATGAAACATGGCCGTTGCTTGGATGTCGCTATCGACCACGGCGTATGCAACGAACCTTCTTTTCTAGACGGACTGGAAGACATGCCATCTGTAGTGGAGCAATTGGTCAGCGCACAACCTGACGCCATTCAGATGACCTATGGTCAAAGCGACCTGCTGCAAAATGTTGAGGGAAAAAACAAACCAGCACTGGTGATGCGTATTGATTTGGGTAACCCCTACAATGCAGAACGCCATCGAGTGATGTGGGCAATGTTGCAAAATCACCAAGACCCTGTCTTGCAAGCCGTTCAAATGGACGCAGCTTGTGTAGTGGTGAATTTATTCATGCTTCCCGACGAGCCGGAATTATTCCGCCAGTGCATCGACAATATCAGCAAAGTGAAACTGGATTGTGAAAAGTACGGTATGCCACTCATGATAGAGCCTTTGGTCATGCAGCCAAATTCCGGAAACGGCGGTTACATGGTGGATGGCGATTGCGAAAAAATTGTCACCTTAGTACGCGTGGGGCGAGAGCTCGGCGCCGATATCATCAAAGCCGACCCAACCAAAGATGCCAATGACTTTCACAAAGTAATCGAAGCCGCACGCTGCCCCGTACTAGTTCGAGGTGGGGGCAAAGAAGACATTGAAAGTGTGTTCACCAAAGCAAGGGCTCTGCTTGATCAAGGCGCTCTGGGTATGGTCTATGGCCGTAATATTTACCAACACCCAAACCCTGCAAAAGTTGTCAGTGCACTGATGGCAATGATTCACGATGATGCCTCGGTTGCCGACGCGTTAAATATTTACCAACGCGAATACTAA
- a CDS encoding glycerol-3-phosphate dehydrogenase/oxidase, producing MTVPQRAIQSIKTGEHFDAIVIGGGINGIATYRDLSLQGLNVLLIEKDDFCSKASAAPSRMIHGGLRYLENAEFDLVKESLNERNRLLKSAPHLVHPLQTHIPLTSWLKGIVPASLRFLGMEPKTSERGAFIVKLGLGLYDFFTRHDQVMPSHQMYGQKHTNKRWPHFDQKVCCSAAYYDAWISSPERLAIELLKEGDENQSQSHALNYTFASVQDNGTIELVDQLTDHTTHVTTTQLINATGAWIDNVNHQAGNPTQYLSNTKGSHIIVDHPELLSALQNDMVYYENKENRVCIMFPYLGRVLIGSTDIPVTQPDNIRCTDEEVSYIIESVRDIFPTVVIHPSDILYQFSGIRPLGAATKASAGQIPRSHITQRDHLFNGEITCYSMIGGKWTTFRAFAEEVTDQVLKDLGAKRLVNTQDRTIGGGQGFPESSEARDQYIQHLKALYQQSDSYTALLVSRYGTECEAILDHLQSSGFKPLRTLPHYTEGELEYLMTHEYVQTPLDLIQRRTSIAIEGSVHDDTLQEIIELMSRFFHWDESTRLRIHSDSVISLNFYNGLQLMPVGEPTEMMPKTARKAHYVYE from the coding sequence ATGACAGTCCCTCAAAGAGCCATTCAATCCATAAAAACGGGCGAACATTTTGATGCCATTGTGATCGGCGGTGGCATCAACGGTATCGCCACCTATCGCGATTTATCGCTGCAAGGGTTGAACGTTTTATTGATTGAGAAAGACGACTTTTGTAGCAAAGCCAGTGCTGCCCCGTCTCGAATGATCCATGGCGGGCTGCGCTACTTAGAAAATGCCGAGTTCGACCTTGTAAAAGAATCACTGAATGAGCGAAATCGACTGTTAAAGAGCGCACCGCATTTAGTGCATCCGCTTCAAACCCACATTCCCCTTACCTCGTGGCTAAAAGGCATAGTGCCAGCCAGCTTGAGGTTCTTGGGAATGGAACCCAAAACGTCGGAGCGCGGCGCGTTTATTGTGAAGCTCGGGTTGGGGCTTTACGACTTTTTTACTCGACACGATCAAGTCATGCCCAGCCACCAAATGTATGGGCAAAAACATACGAATAAGCGCTGGCCACACTTCGACCAAAAAGTCTGTTGCAGCGCGGCGTATTATGATGCGTGGATTAGCTCCCCAGAAAGGCTGGCAATTGAGTTACTCAAAGAAGGAGATGAAAATCAAAGCCAATCTCATGCACTGAATTACACCTTTGCTTCGGTCCAAGACAATGGAACCATTGAACTTGTTGATCAATTAACGGATCACACAACACATGTCACTACAACCCAACTCATCAATGCGACAGGCGCTTGGATAGATAACGTTAATCATCAAGCTGGGAACCCTACACAGTACTTAAGTAACACTAAAGGTTCACACATCATCGTCGACCACCCAGAGCTGCTTAGCGCGCTACAAAACGACATGGTGTATTACGAAAACAAAGAAAATCGCGTTTGCATCATGTTTCCCTATTTAGGGAGGGTGCTCATAGGCTCGACGGACATTCCCGTTACTCAGCCAGATAACATTCGGTGCACTGACGAAGAAGTCAGTTACATCATTGAATCAGTGCGAGACATTTTCCCAACGGTGGTCATTCATCCCAGCGATATTCTGTATCAATTCAGTGGTATTCGCCCCCTTGGCGCTGCAACCAAAGCCAGCGCAGGGCAAATCCCACGAAGCCACATTACCCAGCGAGATCACCTCTTTAATGGTGAAATAACATGCTATTCGATGATTGGTGGCAAATGGACGACCTTCCGCGCATTCGCAGAAGAAGTCACCGATCAAGTACTGAAAGATTTAGGGGCGAAACGCCTCGTGAACACTCAAGATCGGACCATAGGCGGTGGGCAAGGCTTCCCTGAGTCCAGCGAAGCGCGAGACCAATACATTCAGCACCTCAAAGCGCTTTACCAACAGTCTGATTCTTACACCGCACTGCTCGTCTCGCGTTATGGTACAGAGTGCGAAGCCATTTTAGATCACCTCCAATCAAGCGGCTTTAAACCTCTTCGTACTCTGCCCCACTACACCGAGGGAGAGCTGGAATACCTGATGACGCATGAGTATGTGCAAACCCCGCTCGATCTCATTCAACGCCGAACCTCCATTGCCATTGAAGGTTCCGTGCACGACGACACACTACAAGAAATCATTGAGTTAATGAGCCGCTTTTTCCATTGGGACGAAAGCACTCGCCTGCGCATACATAGCGACTCGGTGATTTCATTAAATTTTTATAACGGACTACAGCTCATGCCGGTTGGGGAACCCACCGAAATGATGCCGAAAACTGCAAGGAAAGCACACTATGTATATGAGTAA